From a region of the Tursiops truncatus isolate mTurTru1 chromosome 2, mTurTru1.mat.Y, whole genome shotgun sequence genome:
- the BEND7 gene encoding BEN domain-containing protein 7 isoform X11 has protein sequence MEFSERKRSRKSQSFKLVSRDYHHEVCKISEFSTDVNGKAKETQPIFLGDESMEIKKQITGMRRLLNDSAGRIYQRVGKEGEKLKEEPQDLDSMWPPRLNPVEALPSLHPSSRGAWNELPAQSGRFSGQYGTRSRTFQSQSHAAGSSNGELPVVNSSVGSNCCTCNCQSTLQAILQELKAMRKLMQIQAVGTQNRQQPPISLICSQRTAVSRKRNKKKKVPLKTVEPLTVKQKPSALEAEKKAVAAPENPSLPSAEHTSPRENHILGFGIVLESPASDPEVQLAEGFDVFMPKSQLDSILSNYTRSGSLLFRKLVCAFFDDKTLANSLPNGKRKRGLNDNRKGLDQNIVGAIKGCPASLLEQMRR, from the exons ATGGAGTTCTCGGAGAGGAAGCGGAGCAGGAAATCCCAGAGCTTCAAACTGGTGAGCCGAG ATTATCACCATGAGGTCTGTAAGATCTCAGAATTCAGCACCGATGTTAATGGGAAGGCCAAAGAGACACAACCCATTTTTTTAG GAGACGAAAgcatggaaattaaaaaacaaattacaggAATGAGAAGATTACTGAATGACAGCGCTGGGAGGATCTACCAGCGTGTGGGCAAGGAGGGGGAGAAGTTGAAAGAAGAACCCCAGGATCTGGATTCGATGTGGCCTCCGCGTTTGAACCCTGTGGAGGCCCTACCGAGCCTGCACCCGTCTTCCCGGGGTGCATGGAACGAGCTACCAGCCCAGAGCGGGCGGTTCTCAGGGCAGTATGGTACCCGCTCCAGAACCTTCCAGAGCCAGTCCCACGCCGCCGGGAGCTCCAATG GAGAACTTCCAGTGGTGAATTCGTCAGTTGGATCAAACTGCTGTACTTGTAACTGCCAGTCGACGTTGCAGGCCATTCTCCAGGAGCTCAAGGCCATGCGGAAACTGATGCAGATTCAGGCAG TTGGAACCCAGAACAGACAACAACCCCCAATTTCCCTCATCTGCTCCCAGCGAACTGCCGTCTCgcgcaagagaaataaaaagaaaaaagtgcccCTGAAGACTGTGGAACCTCTCACTGTGAAACAGAAGCCCAGTGCGTTAGAAGCCGAGAAGAAGGCGGTGGCGGCCCCCGAGAATCCCAGTCTCCCCTCGGCCGAGCACACCTCCCCCAGGGAGAACCACATCCTAGGATTTGGCATCGTACTCGAATCACCAGCCTCTGAT CCAGAAGTGCAACTTGCTGAAGGCTTCGATGTGTTTATGCCTAAATCTCAGCTGGACTCTATACTGTCAAACTACACTCGCTCAGGAAGCCTTCTGTTTAGAAAACTGGTGTGTGCATTTTTTGATGACAAGACTTTGGCTAACTCCTTACCcaatgggaagaggaaaagaggacTCAATGACAACCGGAAAGGACTAGACCAAAATATTGTGGGTGCAATAAAAG GCTGCCCTGCGTCTCTCCTGGAGCAAATGAGAAGATAA